A stretch of the Parabacteroides timonensis genome encodes the following:
- a CDS encoding ComEC/Rec2 family competence protein, translating to MIIKEIQKRPFIRPLLIWITGILLQAYLDCRILSLLLMLIPLLIILFSHVAVISQPEKNYWSYEFRWIWGAVFLLLLLSFSIQQTAYWQSRNERPAFSSVSELAGQGQHRLLNPFERLHLSDEEKSVLATITLGHREGMSREVKRRFSVTGVAHLLAVSGFHVAIVCGFLSLFFSFFPKNTFYRWLKFLLTISLLWGFVLITGFAASAIRAGLMLTLYLTGRTLRRRTDGYNTLAASAFCMLTFDPFYLFDIGFQLSYLAVLSILYLQPRLQKLIEIRNPILAAPWGWITVTLSAQAGTTLLCLYYFRQFSLVFLCTNLPLTLLATFLIPAGLIWIILPVGFPGYELLQSLVETMTHALLQIVEAFSKVPGATFSFRLGLFLTVVGYGVVFFFLLFLQTRRPRFLFVSLLLLLFLLFDLLIERFFTV from the coding sequence ATGATAATAAAAGAAATACAAAAGCGGCCTTTTATCAGGCCGCTTTTAATATGGATAACCGGAATCTTATTGCAAGCTTACCTTGATTGCCGTATTCTATCGTTATTGTTGATGCTTATCCCTTTACTGATCATTTTGTTTTCTCATGTAGCTGTAATATCCCAACCGGAAAAGAACTATTGGAGTTATGAATTTCGTTGGATATGGGGAGCGGTATTTCTTTTGTTATTACTGTCTTTTTCTATTCAACAAACGGCATATTGGCAGAGTAGGAATGAAAGACCTGCTTTTTCTTCTGTTTCAGAATTGGCCGGGCAAGGACAACATCGTTTATTGAATCCTTTCGAACGTTTGCATTTATCGGATGAAGAAAAATCGGTGTTGGCAACGATTACCCTGGGACATAGGGAAGGAATGAGCCGGGAAGTAAAAAGACGTTTTTCGGTGACCGGAGTTGCCCATCTTTTGGCGGTAAGTGGTTTTCACGTCGCTATTGTCTGCGGTTTCCTTTCTTTGTTTTTCTCTTTCTTTCCTAAAAATACCTTTTATAGATGGCTGAAGTTTTTATTGACGATTAGTTTGCTTTGGGGCTTTGTCCTGATTACCGGGTTTGCAGCTTCTGCTATCCGTGCCGGATTGATGTTGACGTTGTATCTGACAGGTAGAACATTGCGGCGAAGAACTGACGGTTATAATACACTGGCGGCTTCGGCTTTTTGCATGTTGACGTTTGATCCGTTTTATTTATTCGATATCGGTTTCCAGTTAAGCTATCTGGCTGTATTGTCTATTTTATATCTGCAACCCAGGCTTCAGAAGTTGATCGAAATAAGGAATCCGATTTTGGCTGCTCCTTGGGGTTGGATAACTGTGACATTGTCAGCACAGGCCGGGACAACATTGCTTTGCTTATATTACTTCCGGCAATTCTCCCTGGTCTTTCTATGTACAAATTTACCATTAACCCTACTGGCCACTTTCCTTATACCGGCCGGACTCATTTGGATTATTTTGCCTGTCGGCTTTCCTGGTTATGAGTTACTTCAATCTCTTGTAGAAACAATGACACATGCTTTATTACAAATTGTGGAGGCTTTTAGTAAAGTGCCGGGAGCTACCTTCTCTTTTCGGCTTGGTTTGTTTCTGACCGTTGTAGGATATGGAGTTGTCTTCTTTTTCCTGTTGTTCCTGCAAACCCGGCGTCCGCGATTTTTATTCGTCTCGCTACTTCTATTGTTATTTCTATTGTTTGATTTGCTTATTGAACGTTTTTTTACTGTGTAG
- a CDS encoding DHH family phosphoesterase yields the protein MITKIIQEEKIQKAKKYVEKGESFVIVTHVTPDGDALGSSLGLYHFLTAYGKDNVTVIVPNEFPLFYKWMPGAKDIVIHEKYPEFAELLIHDADVIFCLDFNEPKRIEKLAPAVIAAEGRKVLIDHHLNPADFCRVSMSYPEMSSTSEMIFRFICRMGMFDLLNKEAAVCIYTGMMTDTGSFTYNSNKPEIYTIIGELIKKGIDKDLIYRKVFQVYSESRLRMQGYVLYEKMKIYPEKHAALITLSQAELDRFNYVTGDTEGFVNMPLSIEGVSFSVFIREDKDYIKVSLRSVGDFPCNLFACQYFNGGGHKNASGGEFHGSLEEAVAVFEKGLEEFNPNKTEEIEKLA from the coding sequence ATGATTACAAAAATCATTCAGGAAGAGAAAATTCAGAAAGCCAAGAAATACGTAGAGAAAGGCGAAAGTTTTGTTATCGTGACCCATGTTACTCCCGACGGCGATGCCCTCGGTTCCTCTTTGGGATTGTATCATTTCCTTACAGCCTATGGTAAAGATAATGTAACAGTAATTGTTCCCAATGAATTCCCGTTATTCTATAAATGGATGCCGGGAGCAAAGGATATTGTGATACACGAAAAGTATCCGGAATTTGCGGAGCTGCTAATCCATGACGCGGATGTGATTTTTTGTCTGGACTTTAATGAACCTAAACGTATAGAGAAACTGGCTCCGGCTGTTATCGCTGCGGAAGGACGTAAGGTTTTGATCGATCATCACCTGAACCCTGCTGACTTTTGCCGGGTTTCCATGTCATATCCGGAAATGTCATCTACCAGTGAAATGATTTTCCGTTTTATTTGTCGTATGGGTATGTTCGATCTGCTTAACAAAGAGGCTGCCGTTTGTATCTATACCGGAATGATGACGGATACAGGTTCTTTTACCTATAATTCGAATAAACCTGAAATTTATACGATTATCGGTGAACTGATAAAGAAAGGAATAGATAAAGATTTGATTTATCGTAAAGTTTTCCAGGTCTATTCAGAATCACGTCTTCGCATGCAAGGCTATGTCTTGTATGAAAAGATGAAGATCTACCCGGAAAAACATGCTGCATTGATCACTCTTTCACAAGCCGAATTAGACCGGTTCAACTATGTAACCGGTGATACGGAAGGTTTCGTGAATATGCCGTTGAGTATTGAAGGAGTATCGTTTAGTGTCTTTATCCGTGAAGATAAAGATTATATAAAAGTATCTTTACGCTCGGTTGGAGATTTCCCCTGTAACCTATTTGCTTGCCAGTATTTTAATGGAGGTGGCCATAAAAATGCTTCCGGTGGAGAGTTTCATGGTTCTCTGGAAGAAGCTGTAGCTGTCTTTGAGAAAGGATTAGAAGAATTTAATCCTAATAAAACAGAAGAAATAGAGAAACTTGCCTGA
- a CDS encoding OmpP1/FadL family transporter: MKRVACLFISAFFLAGGVAYAQGEMDAYKMSQTDLNGTARYLGMSGAFGALGGDISSMSTNPAGLGIYRSSEVVTTISLSSIKANTNWNGSKADESKTRFNFDNIAYVGYFPTGNDEGIVGWNLGVSYNRVKSFNRNYRMNGAQAYSLADYMADLTYGVSEGDLILTNNYDPYFDSDIPWLSTLGYEAGFFEPYQQGGKEYHSSFGKQGANGWEAYSPQNADLQVNEKGSIGQYNFSFATNISDRFFLGATVAITDMDYSLSTKYTEDFTTTTYAWLDNGLTTSGTGYAFNLGAIVRPTDFLRFGVAYNSPTWYKLTDYFHGSAQTYINDIPWGDKPHETPEYQSGSYHMRTPDRWIFSAAGVGKNFLVSVDYELTNYKRMNLNDLDGYDMPQQKDIKNDFGMSGTLKVGAEVKITPQFSVRAGTLWRTSPMKQHVKDGLSPQKPDGTYYADAVGIVGTIPNYTVDKGTNSYSIGLGYRFTPSFYADVACVYREYKEDAYAFPSTFRENGEVFVKSDPASLKTKTTQVALTLGYKF; the protein is encoded by the coding sequence ATGAAAAGAGTAGCGTGCTTATTTATATCGGCATTTTTCCTGGCCGGTGGTGTCGCATATGCACAAGGTGAAATGGATGCATACAAAATGTCTCAGACCGACCTGAACGGGACTGCCCGTTATCTGGGCATGAGTGGAGCTTTTGGAGCATTAGGTGGGGATATATCGTCTATGTCTACTAACCCTGCAGGGTTGGGGATATATCGTAGTTCGGAAGTCGTAACTACGATAAGTCTTTCGTCAATAAAGGCCAACACGAACTGGAACGGTTCGAAAGCGGATGAGAGCAAGACAAGGTTTAACTTTGACAATATTGCTTATGTCGGTTATTTCCCGACCGGAAATGATGAAGGCATCGTTGGGTGGAACCTGGGTGTCTCTTACAATCGCGTAAAGAGTTTTAACCGTAATTATCGGATGAATGGGGCGCAGGCCTATTCGTTGGCTGATTATATGGCTGATCTAACGTATGGTGTTAGTGAAGGGGATTTGATTCTTACTAATAATTATGATCCTTATTTTGACAGTGACATACCTTGGCTATCGACATTGGGATATGAAGCCGGTTTTTTTGAACCTTATCAACAAGGAGGAAAAGAATATCATTCATCTTTTGGAAAGCAAGGGGCTAATGGTTGGGAGGCTTATAGTCCACAGAATGCGGATTTACAGGTGAATGAAAAAGGGTCGATCGGGCAGTACAACTTTTCATTTGCAACGAATATTTCTGATCGCTTCTTTTTAGGAGCAACAGTTGCTATTACCGATATGGATTATAGTCTGTCTACAAAATATACAGAAGATTTTACTACAACAACTTATGCATGGTTGGATAACGGGCTCACTACATCAGGAACCGGTTATGCTTTTAATTTGGGAGCTATTGTTCGTCCAACTGATTTTTTACGTTTTGGGGTTGCTTATAATTCTCCGACGTGGTATAAATTAACAGATTATTTTCATGGCTCGGCTCAAACTTATATAAATGATATACCTTGGGGAGATAAACCTCATGAAACACCTGAGTATCAGTCGGGTAGTTATCATATGCGTACGCCGGATCGTTGGATATTCAGTGCAGCCGGTGTCGGTAAAAACTTCCTGGTAAGTGTCGATTATGAATTGACTAATTATAAGAGAATGAATCTGAACGATTTGGATGGATATGATATGCCTCAGCAGAAAGATATAAAAAATGACTTTGGAATGTCTGGGACATTGAAAGTTGGGGCAGAAGTGAAGATTACTCCTCAGTTCTCAGTTCGTGCTGGTACTCTATGGAGGACTTCGCCGATGAAACAGCATGTAAAGGATGGACTTTCTCCACAGAAGCCGGATGGAACCTATTATGCGGATGCAGTAGGTATTGTCGGTACAATTCCTAATTATACCGTTGATAAAGGCACAAACTCTTATTCTATCGGTTTGGGTTATCGTTTTACTCCAAGCTTTTATGCTGATGTTGCATGTGTGTATCGTGAATATAAAGAAGATGCTTATGCATTTCCAAGTACTTTCCGAGAGAATGGGGAGGTATTTGTTAAATCCGATCCTGCTTCATTGAAGACAAAGACTACTCAGGTCGCTTTAACTTTGGGGTATAAGTTCTAA
- the glmM gene encoding phosphoglucosamine mutase, which produces MTLIKSISGIRGTIGGTPEDGLNPLAIVKFVAAYATFIRKSTKATSNKIVVGRDARISGPMVKQVVLGTLTGMGFDVVDIDLATTPTTELAVAMEGACGGIILTASHNPKQWNALKLLNEKGEFLNAAEGAEVLEIAASESFEFADVDHLGKVIVDNTYKQKHIESVLNLDLVDVEAIKAANFRVAIDAVNSVGGIVLPDLLYALGVKEIFKLHCAPHGNFSHNPEPLPENLTEISDLMKHAKADVGFVVDPDVDRLAIICEDGEMFGEEYTLVAVADYVLSHTPGNTVSNLSSSRALRDVTRAHGCEYNAAAVGEVNVVAKMKATNAVIGGEGNGGVIYPASHYGRDALVGIALFLTHLAKKKMKTSELRASYPPYFISKQKVQLTPEIDVDAILAKVKEKFAQYDITDIDGVKIDFPDKWVHLRKSNTEPIIRIYAEAHTMKEAEEIGGELIAVINEMCK; this is translated from the coding sequence ATGACACTTATTAAATCTATTTCCGGTATTCGCGGTACAATAGGCGGAACACCGGAGGACGGATTAAATCCGTTAGCCATTGTGAAGTTTGTTGCAGCTTATGCAACCTTCATTAGAAAAAGCACAAAAGCAACATCAAACAAGATCGTAGTAGGACGTGATGCCCGTATCTCCGGCCCGATGGTAAAACAGGTGGTTTTAGGTACGCTTACGGGAATGGGTTTTGACGTGGTCGATATCGACCTGGCAACAACTCCGACTACTGAATTAGCTGTAGCCATGGAAGGAGCATGCGGCGGTATTATTCTGACTGCCAGTCATAATCCAAAACAATGGAACGCATTAAAATTGCTGAATGAAAAGGGCGAATTCCTGAATGCGGCAGAAGGTGCAGAGGTTCTGGAAATTGCAGCTTCTGAAAGTTTTGAATTTGCAGATGTCGATCATTTAGGAAAAGTGATCGTCGACAATACATATAAACAGAAACATATCGAAAGTGTACTCAATCTCGACCTGGTAGACGTAGAAGCGATTAAAGCTGCCAACTTCCGTGTTGCTATTGATGCCGTAAATTCCGTAGGTGGTATTGTTCTGCCGGATTTATTGTATGCTTTAGGTGTAAAAGAAATTTTCAAACTGCACTGTGCTCCTCATGGTAATTTCTCTCATAACCCGGAACCTCTTCCTGAGAACCTAACTGAGATCTCTGATTTGATGAAGCATGCCAAAGCAGATGTAGGTTTCGTTGTCGATCCTGATGTAGACCGTTTGGCTATTATCTGTGAAGATGGTGAAATGTTTGGTGAAGAATATACTTTGGTTGCAGTAGCTGACTATGTGTTAAGCCATACACCGGGTAATACGGTAAGTAACTTGAGTTCAAGCCGTGCATTGCGTGATGTGACTCGTGCTCATGGATGTGAATATAATGCAGCTGCAGTAGGAGAGGTAAATGTTGTTGCCAAAATGAAAGCGACCAATGCTGTTATAGGTGGTGAAGGTAATGGTGGAGTGATCTATCCGGCCAGCCATTATGGACGTGATGCTTTGGTGGGTATCGCTTTGTTCCTGACTCATTTGGCAAAGAAGAAAATGAAAACAAGCGAATTACGTGCCAGCTATCCTCCGTATTTTATCTCTAAACAGAAAGTTCAGCTTACTCCGGAGATCGATGTGGATGCAATTTTAGCTAAGGTAAAAGAAAAGTTCGCTCAATACGATATTACTGATATCGACGGGGTAAAGATCGACTTCCCGGATAAGTGGGTTCACCTTCGCAAAAGTAACACTGAACCGATCATCCGTATCTATGCAGAGGCTCATACAATGAAAGAAGCTGAAGAAATAGGTGGAGAGTTGATCGCGGTGATTAATGAGATGTGTAAGTAA
- a CDS encoding DUF4827 domain-containing protein, translating to MKRGFYILMILCAALMVVSCDKTKSYTERLKDERKAIDRLIDREGIKVLKDYPADGVFKENEFVKLDNDVYLNVIDSGNGERAVLGTTKVLCRFEANGVLDGDSLYVNNLTYGVAYYGYPTEFIFGYNVYSGEARDYVPDYFVGEGLATGLYHVGNEAVIRLIVPFKRMSNTFQSAYRPIYFSKVKYTFEK from the coding sequence ATGAAAAGAGGTTTTTATATCCTGATGATTTTGTGTGCTGCCCTGATGGTGGTGTCATGCGATAAAACGAAGTCATATACAGAGAGGTTGAAGGATGAGAGGAAAGCAATCGATCGATTGATTGACCGTGAAGGAATTAAGGTTCTAAAGGACTATCCGGCAGATGGGGTCTTTAAGGAAAATGAATTCGTGAAATTGGATAATGATGTGTATCTGAATGTAATAGATTCAGGAAATGGAGAGCGGGCAGTACTTGGAACAACAAAGGTCCTTTGCCGTTTTGAAGCAAATGGTGTTTTGGATGGTGATTCTTTATATGTTAATAATCTGACTTATGGAGTCGCTTATTATGGATATCCTACCGAGTTTATTTTCGGTTACAATGTTTATTCCGGAGAAGCAAGAGATTATGTTCCTGATTATTTTGTAGGTGAGGGTCTGGCTACAGGTTTATACCATGTCGGAAATGAGGCTGTGATTAGATTGATAGTTCCATTTAAAAGAATGAGTAATACTTTCCAGAGTGCTTACAGACCAATTTATTTTAGCAAAGTAAAATATACATTCGAAAAATAG
- the rpe gene encoding ribulose-phosphate 3-epimerase yields the protein MKHKIAPSLLAADFLNLQKEVEMINNSEADWLHMDIMDGVFVPNISFGFPVLEAVKPLLKKPMDVHLMIVEPQKFVKEVAAAGAYMMNVHYEASTHLHRTIGAIKEAGMKAGVTLNPHTPISLLEDIIQDLDMVLLMSVNPGFGGQRFIEHSVNKTARLKEMIREKGLETLIEVDGGVNLETGKRLVDAGADVLVAGSFVFSSPDPIRTIKELKDM from the coding sequence ATGAAACATAAGATTGCTCCTTCTTTGCTGGCTGCCGATTTTCTGAACCTGCAAAAAGAAGTAGAAATGATAAATAACAGTGAGGCGGACTGGTTGCATATGGATATTATGGACGGGGTATTTGTTCCGAATATCTCTTTTGGCTTTCCGGTACTGGAGGCTGTAAAGCCTCTCCTTAAGAAGCCTATGGACGTGCACCTGATGATTGTCGAGCCACAGAAGTTTGTGAAAGAAGTGGCTGCCGCCGGAGCTTATATGATGAATGTTCATTATGAGGCTAGTACACACTTGCATCGTACTATCGGTGCGATAAAGGAAGCTGGCATGAAAGCAGGAGTTACGTTAAACCCACATACTCCGATCAGCTTGTTGGAGGATATTATCCAGGATCTCGATATGGTACTGCTTATGTCTGTCAATCCAGGTTTTGGCGGACAACGTTTTATCGAACATTCGGTAAATAAAACGGCTCGTCTGAAAGAAATGATTCGGGAAAAAGGATTGGAAACTCTGATAGAAGTAGATGGTGGCGTAAATCTGGAAACCGGGAAACGGCTGGTGGATGCCGGTGCGGATGTGCTGGTTGCCGGAAGTTTTGTATTTAGTTCTCCTGATCCGATACGAACGATAAAAGAACTGAAAGATATGTAG
- a CDS encoding tetratricopeptide repeat-containing sensor histidine kinase produces MEKQQLTPYGIFVILFSLLLGCSFQRSSVKDAETSKVDSLLSLYMDSLAVKPLEVIFKLRVDQKNVSDSINYYNMEQTISRCYYFSNQTDSAFLLNDCILNFIERQPEKDNRTLKLSADAYNSRGVFFQDMNQWDSAIVCLCNASEALQQANVKDRLPAVNVYINLADCYQRQGHYEWAGFYYRKALFLSDSLSVGDKMNYPIYSGLGRLYQELENYPLSDSYFQKAEQYWSKGTDYEKYYFTNSRGNYYYVTKEYDKALIWFQRANAIVANFPQPIYRGIVEGNIGEIYLLKEQPDSARHYLERSVAFFGQSGLQQPGIKFYMDGLFASLALLENDLQEASRRLEQSYDTLHTDLQYQYYHNKRLEELYRKKNDLAQAYYYRNQADVCGDSLRNMKIENSIRETDFRYRQDTTLLKKDIRIANTEAKALQWMWFAWIAGLGLIIVVLLMVCILFYIRRKKELRYKQQVATITQLRMAVVRNRIAPHYIFNVLNSVMPIFRRYEELSEPVNLLIDVLRGDLLSSEQLAVPLENEIIYVKNYLKLKMLGDPECIHIEWNVSSDVPLETLIPSMSIQIPVENAVKYAFNADSLDPTIVISIYVEDEELHISIDDNGIGYNPGAHARDERSTGQGLKILYRTTDLLNTYNICKMQFSIKNLYSISGKQHGTNVSLIVPLNYNFAL; encoded by the coding sequence ATGGAAAAACAACAGTTAACGCCATATGGGATATTTGTTATCCTGTTTAGTCTTTTATTAGGTTGTTCATTTCAGAGATCATCTGTAAAAGATGCTGAAACGAGCAAGGTCGATTCTTTGCTTTCACTCTATATGGACTCTTTGGCTGTAAAACCATTAGAAGTTATTTTTAAGTTGAGGGTTGATCAGAAAAATGTATCGGATAGTATAAACTATTATAATATGGAGCAAACAATCTCCCGTTGTTATTATTTTAGTAACCAAACAGATTCCGCATTTTTATTGAATGATTGTATCTTGAATTTTATTGAAAGGCAACCAGAGAAAGATAATCGTACACTAAAATTATCGGCTGATGCATATAATAGTCGCGGTGTTTTTTTTCAGGATATGAATCAATGGGATTCGGCCATTGTCTGTTTGTGTAATGCTTCTGAAGCATTACAGCAGGCAAACGTCAAGGATCGTTTGCCTGCTGTAAATGTATATATAAATTTGGCAGACTGTTATCAGCGCCAAGGGCATTATGAGTGGGCTGGTTTTTATTATCGTAAAGCATTATTTCTTTCAGATTCTTTGTCTGTGGGTGATAAGATGAACTATCCTATTTATTCGGGGTTGGGTCGGTTGTATCAGGAACTGGAAAACTATCCGTTGTCTGACTCTTATTTTCAAAAAGCGGAGCAATATTGGAGTAAAGGAACAGATTATGAAAAGTATTATTTTACAAACTCAAGAGGTAATTATTATTATGTAACCAAAGAGTATGATAAAGCTCTAATTTGGTTTCAGAGGGCCAATGCGATAGTTGCCAACTTTCCTCAACCCATTTACCGGGGTATAGTAGAAGGTAATATCGGTGAAATCTACCTATTGAAGGAACAGCCGGATTCTGCCCGTCATTATCTGGAACGTTCTGTCGCTTTTTTCGGACAATCAGGGTTACAACAGCCTGGTATTAAATTTTATATGGATGGTTTGTTTGCATCTTTGGCTTTGCTGGAAAATGATTTGCAGGAAGCTTCCCGGCGATTGGAACAATCTTATGATACACTTCATACGGATCTTCAATATCAGTATTATCATAATAAACGGTTAGAAGAGCTATATCGTAAGAAAAATGACTTAGCCCAGGCATATTATTACAGGAACCAGGCAGACGTCTGTGGAGATTCTTTACGAAATATGAAGATTGAAAATAGCATCCGTGAAACAGATTTTCGTTATCGGCAGGATACGACTCTTTTGAAGAAAGACATCAGGATTGCTAATACTGAAGCTAAAGCTCTGCAATGGATGTGGTTTGCATGGATCGCTGGGTTGGGATTAATTATTGTTGTTTTATTAATGGTTTGTATTCTATTCTATATTCGTAGGAAGAAAGAGCTTCGTTATAAACAACAAGTTGCTACTATTACCCAATTACGTATGGCAGTTGTCAGAAACCGCATTGCTCCACATTATATATTTAATGTATTGAATTCAGTGATGCCTATTTTCCGTCGTTATGAGGAACTTTCTGAACCTGTGAATTTATTGATCGATGTATTGAGAGGTGATTTGCTTTCTTCCGAACAGTTGGCAGTTCCATTAGAAAATGAAATCATTTATGTGAAGAACTATCTGAAATTAAAGATGCTTGGTGATCCGGAGTGTATTCATATTGAATGGAATGTTTCTTCCGATGTGCCATTGGAAACGTTGATCCCTTCGATGTCCATTCAAATACCAGTAGAGAATGCTGTGAAATATGCTTTTAATGCCGATTCTTTGGATCCGACTATTGTGATATCTATCTATGTTGAAGATGAAGAACTTCATATATCGATAGACGATAATGGTATTGGCTACAATCCTGGTGCACATGCGAGGGATGAAAGAAGTACTGGCCAAGGTTTAAAAATATTATATCGTACAACAGATTTATTGAATACTTACAATATTTGTAAAATGCAGTTTTCCATCAAAAATTTATATTCTATTTCAGGAAAACAGCATGGAACCAATGTCTCATTAATTGTCCCACTTAATTACAACTTTGCCTTATGA
- a CDS encoding RNA polymerase sigma factor, whose translation MKTLKSMTDEDLVVLYAQGNNTAFDVLLNRHKSSIHSYIYFIVRNKELTEDIFQETFVKVIMTIKQGRYTENGKFKAWITRIAHNLIIDNFRQERSENTVSNDEVEVDLFNNIKLCDGTIEDNIVRHQVLSDVKKLVKHLPDSQREVLEMRYYQDLSFKEIADITGVSINTALGRMRYAILNMRRMADENHIELSLA comes from the coding sequence ATGAAGACTTTAAAATCGATGACAGACGAAGATCTGGTTGTCCTTTATGCACAGGGTAATAATACCGCCTTTGATGTGTTGTTAAATCGTCATAAGAGCAGTATCCATTCCTATATTTACTTTATAGTCCGCAATAAAGAGTTAACGGAAGATATCTTCCAGGAAACTTTTGTAAAAGTGATTATGACTATTAAACAAGGCCGCTATACAGAAAACGGTAAGTTTAAAGCATGGATCACCCGTATTGCACACAATCTGATCATTGACAACTTCCGTCAGGAGCGCAGTGAAAATACTGTATCTAACGATGAAGTGGAAGTTGATCTTTTCAATAATATCAAACTTTGCGATGGAACGATCGAAGACAATATCGTGCGTCATCAGGTATTGTCGGATGTGAAGAAGTTGGTAAAACATCTTCCCGACAGCCAGCGTGAAGTTCTGGAAATGCGTTATTACCAGGATTTGAGTTTTAAAGAAATTGCAGATATTACAGGTGTCAGCATTAATACAGCACTGGGACGTATGCGTTATGCTATCCTGAATATGCGTCGTATGGCTGACGAAAACCATATAGAATTATCTTTGGCATAA
- a CDS encoding LytR/AlgR family response regulator transcription factor → MNINEITTVIVDDEQSCIKCLENDLSRFPEIRVVTTCTSSDNAAREIVRLQPDLLFIDVMMPGMSGLELLERIQSDIHSDMHVVFYTIYNEYLLNAIRISAFDYLKKPYKEKELDDLISRFRSHLAKSEKVNIEQALRKLLVLHNKFAVQTISGLVLVKCEEILLFQYLKEQRCWQMMLTDCKLYKLRMSTNAKDLLGINFSLIQINQDCIVNLNYLCSIENVTLKCKLYPPFTDIELNVSQRYYRRLKEALEIL, encoded by the coding sequence ATGAATATAAATGAAATTACTACAGTCATTGTCGATGACGAACAGTCTTGTATCAAATGTTTAGAAAATGATTTATCACGCTTCCCGGAAATACGTGTCGTAACAACATGTACATCTTCTGATAATGCTGCCCGTGAGATAGTCCGGTTGCAGCCAGATTTACTTTTTATCGATGTTATGATGCCGGGAATGTCTGGTTTAGAGCTTTTGGAGCGAATACAATCTGATATTCATTCGGATATGCATGTTGTTTTCTATACTATTTACAATGAATATTTGCTAAATGCGATTCGTATCTCGGCTTTTGATTATTTGAAAAAACCGTATAAAGAGAAAGAATTGGATGATTTAATAAGTCGTTTTCGCTCTCATCTTGCTAAAAGTGAAAAAGTGAATATAGAACAAGCTTTGCGTAAATTACTTGTTCTACATAATAAGTTTGCAGTACAAACCATTTCTGGATTGGTTTTGGTGAAATGTGAAGAGATTCTTTTATTCCAATATCTAAAAGAGCAACGTTGTTGGCAAATGATGTTAACAGACTGCAAACTTTATAAGTTACGTATGAGTACGAATGCTAAAGATTTGTTAGGTATCAATTTTTCTTTGATACAGATAAATCAAGATTGCATTGTCAATCTGAATTATTTATGTTCAATTGAAAATGTGACATTAAAATGTAAATTGTATCCGCCGTTTACGGATATTGAGTTAAATGTATCGCAGAGATATTATAGGAGACTAAAAGAGGCATTAGAGATACTATGA